In the Parasteatoda tepidariorum isolate YZ-2023 chromosome 3, CAS_Ptep_4.0, whole genome shotgun sequence genome, one interval contains:
- the LOC122272590 gene encoding uncharacterized protein yields MLEFREVEINRRQAIRRRLVALPPPTASTQSTSSKSNLEQGWKQKNSLLERIWKKWKSSYLLELRTAHQLKRQKENVLPTKDSTVLVYDEKLPRLMWKMGIVTCVHPGRDGKTRSCTIRLSNGTNLKRPVQLLYPCELG; encoded by the exons ATGCTCGAGTTCCGAGAAGTGGAAATAAACAGGCGCCAAGCTATac GCAGAAGGCTTGTTGCTCTCCCACCTCCCACAGCTTCGACTCAATCAACTTCTAGCAAATCCAATCTAGAACAAGGATGGAAGCAAAAAAATTCCCTCTTAGaaagaatatggaaaaaatgGAAATCTTCGTATCTTCTAGAACTAAGAACAGCCCACCAGTTAAAGAGACAGAAAGAAAATGTTCTACCAACCAAAGACTCAACCGTCCTAGTGTACGACGAGAAACTTCCTCGACTCATGTGGAAAATGGGGATTGTCACCTGTGTCCATCCTGGACGTGATGGAAAGACTCGATCGTGCACAATTAGACTTTCTAACGgaactaatttaaaaagacCAGTTCAACTACTATATCCTTGTGAACTTGGCTAA